The sequence CCCCGCGCACCCGCGCCGGCAGTGGCGCGCCGGAGGCTTCGTTGACCAGCCCGACCAGCTTGTAGCCCAGCGAAATCGACAGTCGCTCGACCAGCGGGATGTCTTCCCAGGCCAGCGTCTGCGCCTTTTCCTTGTCCATCGCCTGGCCGATGGCCTGGATGTCCTTGAGATCGGCGCCAGCGGCCGGCGGCTCGTGCAGCGACACCCGCCAGCCGATGAAACCGATCAGCGCAGCAAAACCGATGAACGCCAGATGCGGCATGCCCGGCACCAGGCCGAGCACGAAGAGGATGCCGGCCACGGTATACAGCGAGGCTGGGTTGGCCAGCAGCTGGCGCTGGACCTGGCTGGTGATGTCGCTGGACTCGTTGATCCGGGTGACGATGATTGCCGCAGCGGTGGACAGCAGCAGCGCCGGGATCTGCGCCACCAGGCCGTCACCGATGGTTAGCAGGGCGTACTGCTTGAAGGCTTCGCCGGCCGCCAGGCCATGGACGAACACGCCGATGGCGAAACCACCGAACAGGTTGATCAAGAGGATCAGGATGCCGGCGACCGCATCGCCGCGAACGAACTTCGAGGCACCATCCATCGCGCCGTAGAAGTCGGCTTCCTTGGCCACTTCCTGACGGCGCGCCTTGGCTTCTTCGTTGGTCACCAGGCCGGCGTTGAGGTCGGCGTCGATGGCCATCTGCTTGCCCGGCAGGGCGTCCAGGGTGAAGCGCGCGGTGACTTCCGAGATCCGCTCGCCACCCTTGGTGATGACGATGAAGTTGATGATCATCAGGATGATGAACACCACCAGACCGACGATGAAGTTGCCGCCGATGACCACCTCACCAAAGGCTTCGATCACCTTGCCCGCCGCGCCCGTGCCGGTATGACCTTCGAGCAGCACCACGCGCGTAGACGCGACGTTGAGCGTCAGGCGCATCAGCGTGGTGATCAGGATCACTGTCGGGAACAGCGAGAAATCCAGCGGACTTTTCGATGACACGCTGACCAGCAGCACCAGGATCGACATCGCGATGTTGAAGGTGAACAGCACGTCCAGCAGCTGCGGCGGCAGCGGCAGGATGATCATCGCCAGGATCGACAGGATGATCAGCGGGATCCCAATCCGACCGCTGCTGAAGGTCGGGGTCAGTTTCTGAATCAGGCTCATGATCGCGCTCGGTTGAACAGTTCTTCGGGAATATGAATGTCGCTGGCCAGCCTGGGCTTGGCCCGGCGGCCCTGTTTCCAGGCTTTGAGCTGGAGGATGTAAGTAAGTACGTGGGCCACCGCGGTGTAGAGCGGCGCCGGAATCTGCTGGTTGACCTGGGTGCTGAAGTAGATCGCCCGCGCCAGCGGCGGCAGCTCGACCACTTCCAGGTTGTTGGCCTGAGCCAGCTTGCGGATGTACAGCGCGGTTTCATCGACGCCGCGGGCGATGACGAAGGGTGTTTCGGCCTTCTTGGGGTCGTACTTGAGCGCCACGGCGTAATGCGTCGGGTTGACGATCACCACATCGGCGTCCTTGATCACCCGGCTGATCTGCCGCTGGGCCAGCTGGCGCTGCAACTGCTTGATCCGCGCCTTCACCTCGGGCCGGCCTTCCTGGTTCTTGTGTTCTTCCTTGCGCTCCTGCTTGGTCATGCGCATTTTCTTCAGGAAGAAGAAGCGCTGCAGCGGGATATCGATCAGCGAGAACAGCAGGAACACCGTCAGCAGCGCGATCGCCAGATCGAAGGTCAGCGAAAAGGCACTGCCGATGGCGTTGCTGATGTCAGTGCGCTGCAAAGCGATCAACTTGGGCGCGGCGTAATAGAGCTGGCCAACGGCGACGCCGAGCAAGGCGGTGATCTTTAGCAGCGACTTGAACAACTCGGTCCAGTTCTGCGCCCCAATCATCCGCCCCAGGCCAGTAATCGGGTTGAGTTTGCTGAACTTGGGGGCGAAGTTCTTCGACGCGAACACCCAGCCGCCCGGCACCAGGGCGAAAGCAATGACCAGGATCGGCGTCACCAGCAACGGCAGCAGCACGCTGATGAACACCAGCAGGTTGTGGGTGAGGATCAGCTGCAGATCATCGAGCGTCATCTCGCTGTGATGAAAGTTGATGTACGAGTAGCTGAACGCCTGCTGCAGGCCATCGAAAAAGAAACCAAGGCTGAACTTCAACACCAGCAGCGTCGCCAGCAACGAGACGGTGGTGGCGACGTCCTTGGAACGGGTGACCTGGCCATCGTCGCGACTCTTCTTGAGTTTCTGCTCGGAGGCCTCTTCTGTCTTGTCTTGGGTGCTGTTCTCAGACATTGCGGCCGCTCCGCAAGATCTCACCGATGTTGCCGAGCAACTCGCGGGTCAGGTGCAGGTAGGCTTCCGACAGGTTCGGCAGCGTCAGGTAGATCAGCGTCAGCCCGGCGATGATCGCCATTGGAAAGCCCAGCGAGAACAGGTTCATCGCCGGCGAAATGCGGTTGAGCAGGCCAAAGCAGAACTGCACCAGCGTCATGCAGAAGACGATGGGCAGGGCGATCAGCAGGGCCGCGGAAATCACCCAACTCAGCGACAACGCGATGGTTTGCAGGCCGTCGAAGTGAATGCCGCTGCCGATCGGCCAGAAGATGAAGCTCTGGTAGATGATGGTGACGATCACCAGGTGGCCGTCGGTGGCGAAGAACAGCAGCGCCAGCAGGATGAAGTACAGCTGGTAGACGATCGAGGCCGAGGACACGCCGTTCATGGGGTCGTTGAAGACCGCCATGGACAGGCCGAGCTGGGTGGAGACGATGTCACCGATCAGGGTGAACACGGTGAACACCAGCATCAGCGCCACGCCCAGCAGCAGGCCCATGGCGATCTGTTCAAACGCCGTGAGGATGCCCTTCATCGACAGCGGGTCGATGGGCACGGTCGCCGGTAGCGCGGCGGTGAGCACCACGGTCAGCGCGATCGCCAGCAGCACGCGCACCCGCACGCTCAGCGACTTGTGGCTGAACATCGGCGCCAGGCTGAACACGGCCATGATCCGGCAGAACGGCCACCAGTAGCCCAGCAACGATTGCAGGTATTGGCCGACCTGCATGATGGGTTCATTGCCCACGGCTAACCGACCAGCCGCCCGGCTTGGGTGAAGGTTTCGATGAACAGATCGCTGAAGGTGCGCAGGATCCAGTGTCCGGCGAACACCAGCATGCCGAGGGTGATCAGCAGGCGGGGGAGGAAGCTCAGCATCTGTTCGTTGATCTGGGTAGCGGCCTGGAAAATGCTGATCAGCAAGCCGCCGAGCAGGCTCGGCACCACCAGCACGCAGACCACCAGCACGATGACGTGGATGGCGTTGGAGACGATGTTGACGGCGGTGTCGGGGGTCAGCATTGGGGCACCTGGGAGGTGAGGGCTTGTGCGCTGCTTGGCCGAGTGGCGAGCGGCAGCTTTGGTTGTGCTGTTTGTGGGAGCGGTCTTGACCGCGAAGCTTTTGGGCTCTGGGTCCGCGCGGTTACAGCCGTTGGCAGGGTTGGCTGAGGCATTGGTTTCGCCCTGCTGGGCGAGTCACT comes from Stutzerimonas stutzeri and encodes:
- a CDS encoding flagellar biosynthesis protein FlhA translates to MSLIQKLTPTFSSGRIGIPLIILSILAMIILPLPPQLLDVLFTFNIAMSILVLLVSVSSKSPLDFSLFPTVILITTLMRLTLNVASTRVVLLEGHTGTGAAGKVIEAFGEVVIGGNFIVGLVVFIILMIINFIVITKGGERISEVTARFTLDALPGKQMAIDADLNAGLVTNEEAKARRQEVAKEADFYGAMDGASKFVRGDAVAGILILLINLFGGFAIGVFVHGLAAGEAFKQYALLTIGDGLVAQIPALLLSTAAAIIVTRINESSDITSQVQRQLLANPASLYTVAGILFVLGLVPGMPHLAFIGFAALIGFIGWRVSLHEPPAAGADLKDIQAIGQAMDKEKAQTLAWEDIPLVERLSISLGYKLVGLVNEASGAPLPARVRGVRQTLSEHLGFLLPEVQIRDSLRLKASQYDIYINGEKIDGAELHADRLMAIPSPELYGEIDGILGTDPAYRMQVVWIQPSDKSRALNLGYQVIDCASVVATHLNKVVREHLPDLFKHDDVEHLMQRLTLQAPRLAESLKGALTYTQQMRVYRQLLLEEVPLRDIETIASTLLECSETTKDPVLLAADVRYALRRSIVSMIAGDRRELAVFVLENALENTLLNALAIAQQAGQVSLDNIPVEPSLLNQLQNSMPVVKEKLRKDGHPPILTVMPQLRPLLSRYARVFSPGLHVLSQNEIPDRVGVNILGTLG
- the flhB gene encoding flagellar biosynthesis protein FlhB, whose amino-acid sequence is MSENSTQDKTEEASEQKLKKSRDDGQVTRSKDVATTVSLLATLLVLKFSLGFFFDGLQQAFSYSYINFHHSEMTLDDLQLILTHNLLVFISVLLPLLVTPILVIAFALVPGGWVFASKNFAPKFSKLNPITGLGRMIGAQNWTELFKSLLKITALLGVAVGQLYYAAPKLIALQRTDISNAIGSAFSLTFDLAIALLTVFLLFSLIDIPLQRFFFLKKMRMTKQERKEEHKNQEGRPEVKARIKQLQRQLAQRQISRVIKDADVVIVNPTHYAVALKYDPKKAETPFVIARGVDETALYIRKLAQANNLEVVELPPLARAIYFSTQVNQQIPAPLYTAVAHVLTYILQLKAWKQGRRAKPRLASDIHIPEELFNRARS
- the fliR gene encoding flagellar biosynthetic protein FliR is translated as MQVGQYLQSLLGYWWPFCRIMAVFSLAPMFSHKSLSVRVRVLLAIALTVVLTAALPATVPIDPLSMKGILTAFEQIAMGLLLGVALMLVFTVFTLIGDIVSTQLGLSMAVFNDPMNGVSSASIVYQLYFILLALLFFATDGHLVIVTIIYQSFIFWPIGSGIHFDGLQTIALSLSWVISAALLIALPIVFCMTLVQFCFGLLNRISPAMNLFSLGFPMAIIAGLTLIYLTLPNLSEAYLHLTRELLGNIGEILRSGRNV
- a CDS encoding flagellar biosynthetic protein FliQ, giving the protein MLTPDTAVNIVSNAIHVIVLVVCVLVVPSLLGGLLISIFQAATQINEQMLSFLPRLLITLGMLVFAGHWILRTFSDLFIETFTQAGRLVG